GCGCGGGCGTTGACACACGAGGCTTTCTTagcttcttcctcttctggCTGTTGTCCCTTCCAGCTCTGTGGTTCCCCGTGCACAAAGTGCGACATCTCTTTACCGTCAAGGCCATTTACTCGCCCATTGCAGCCATTGCTTTCTTCGCGTGGGCCATTTCGCGGGCGCATGGTATTGGGCCAATCGTACACCAGGGCAGCACCATCCATGGCAGCACCTTGGCCTGGGCTTTTGTCAAGGGCGTCATGAGTTGCATTGGCAATTTTGCTGCTCTCATCATGAACGATCCTGACTTTTCACGATTTGCACGCAAGCCGAAGGATGCTCTGTGGTCGCAGCTTCTGACCATTCCCATTGGTTTTGGAATTACCTCCTTCATTGGCATCATtgtctcctcgtcctcctcggtcatttACAACGGTGATCCCGTCTGGAACCCACTCGATTTACTCGGCATGTTCTTGGATGGCGCCAGCTCTGGACAGCGCTTCGGTATCTTTGTGATTGCGACGGGATTCGCGCTCGCCCAGTTGGGAACCAACATTTCAGCCAACTCGGTCTCTGCAGGCACAGACTTGACTGCATTGATGCCGCGGTTTTTGACCATCCGCAGGGGCAGTTATATCTGTGCGATCATCGGCTTGGCCATGTGTCCGGTTCGTACACGTCCCATGAACCccaatttttcttcttctaaCATTTCCCAACTTTCCACAGTGGAACCTCGTCGTCACATCCAACCAATTCACAACATACCTTTCCGCTtactctctcttcctctccgccATCGCCGGTGTCATGATATGCGACTACTACATCGTCCGTAAGGGCTATCTCGACATCAAAGCCCTCTACAGCGGCCGCAAGACCGACCCATATTACTACACTCTCGGCTTCTCCTGGAAAGCCTACGCAGCCTACCTCGCCGGTATTTTGATCAACATTGTTGGATTCGCAGGCGCCATAGGTCGTGACGTCCCCGTCGGAGCGCAATACATCTACAATATCAACTATTTCACCGGCGTACTTGTCTCGGGCGGAACCTACTGGATCCTCACTCGGATCTTCCCCGTTCCCGCAACCAGTGATTACTGGAACGAAGTTGATATCGATGTTGATGTCGATGATTATGGGGTCGCGTACGGACAGCCAGTCAGCGATGAAGAAACGGCTGGCGATGATCGCCGGTCGATCACCGACTCCCTGCCACCTGATGaacagaagaggaaggtTTTGGCTGCTACAAAGGGAGTTTGAGTTTTGCTATTTCATGTgcttcctttcttcttttttacTCTAATGGGGATTGCCGTTTCCGTGTTCCCCAACCCTCCTATATCCCATTACCTAAATTTGGGGCACGATCCCATTTTCTTGAATCGGCTATCCTTTGTTTCTCTCCTCTTACAGGCAAAGCAGACATGCTCTCCCCTCGATGAgactcttcatcttcttcttccaaaaaaaaaaattcctaCGCATCTGGACGGGAAATGATGGTCTTGGTTACATGTTACCCTTCTGCCTGTATACACTTTAAACGAATTGATGACATCTTGAAGACTGTACGTTTCTTCCCAACATTGAACCTAGGACCTAATCCTACTAGCGCGAAGCCCAGAGGCTGGAAAGCGTATAGAATATGTGAAGTGGTAGATATACAGACTGCTTGCAATGTAAGTCCTGGTTATTCATGTGACGAGGCAAAAAGAGGGTTGATTCCTTCGGATTCCTTCCAGTAGATCTTCATGCTTGCTAGACATAGTCAGGGGCTCGAATCTGCTGAAGCGGCTTCCTGGGCTGGCCTGCGGGCCCTTGTCAGACATCCGCAATTGTAGAGTAGCCAAGTCAGTTGACTACGTGACGAACATATCGAAACCTAATAATATCAAAATCCGGGAAGATACAGGGAATTGGATATATTGAATAATTCATGCGACCCAGCGCGTCATTGATTAAAATGATAAACTACCCAAGTCATGGCAAGAGAAGCCCGATGCAAAATCACCCGGAGCAAGAGGCAATAGGATAAGAACGTCGGGAATAGAAAGATTCCACAGATCGTTCCACAAATGAATCCCTTTGCATatgagagagaaggaaagagaggggggagaatTGGTCGGGTCAAGGGAAATGACAGTGATGGAGATACGCCCCGCCGGGTCAACGTACAAAAGAAGTAGAGCCCGGCACGAGACTGTACATGAGCATGATGGTTTCAATAGAATCAGCATTCTGTGCCATATTGGCTTGCTGGTTAACAAAGCGCATCGTCGTGGCTGGAAAAACGAGATCCTGCGTTTCTTGCCACGCCATCAAATGAAATGCCCAGATGATATGAGAGCAAGATGTATGAAAACCAAGGGGAGCCCGCCGCAAATtggtggaagaagagtgCAGGCCAAACATTACAAAATCAGCTGATGACTCCTGAAAATGCTGCCGGACGAGGGGGATAAATGCAAAATTCGAATGGCTGATCTGGCCAGATTGAGAACAAATCTCCCAAAACACGCATCGTGTATGGAcaagggaggaaaaaaagacagtgGGCTTCGGCACCCTGAAACTCCACACCAACACCCAGCCATATGTGCGCCAGAAGACGGCGCAGAGAGAACATTCATCAAACAAAAGGAAATCGCACGCAAACACCTTTCAACCATCAATAGAATACacagaaagaaggaaatgaaaaaaaaagtaaaaaggAAACGGGGTATCGCTGCAAGGTGGGGTGATAGTCATAGGGCCAACATGCAAATAAAACCGACAAAAGGGTTCTAGGGACAGGGCGACGCGGTCGCGTAGTTCTGCACCGTTTGGTAGAAATGGAATGCGAGAATGGGTTCGTTAACGATGCAAGAAGGTTATCATTCTCACTGGAAGAACGAAGAATTCGAGGTCATGGATATGGTGGGGGTCAGACCTGGAGAGCTGTCCTTGTCCTCTGGACTAGTTGGATCACTGCGATCCGCAATGCTCTCCTTTTCACGAtcggtggaagaggagcgcTTGAAGACCGTTTGGCCAATTTGACGGAAGATGCCCATTCGCTCGGCACGAAGCTCGCTCAAATCCAGACGCTGAACGGGAATAGGGTCCTCCTTGGTGATGCGACAGAACAAAGTCGAGAAGAGATACTGGTCACCACTGCCATCATACAGGGGCAAATAGCGATAGCCTTGAGACAGGCTGGTGAGCTTGGCAGTGAAGGTGGCCAGCTGAACACTGTTATTGTTGCCCGCACTGCGTCCGTCCAGAGAGCTCCAAACAGTCCATCGCACAAAGACTAGGTCTGGATATTTGGTTTCCAAGGACAGCTTGAACCGGTCGTTGAAGATTGGGCTGTAGCCATTACTTGGCTCAATCTTGGTGCGTCGGCGGTGAGGGTAGCCAATACCAGACATGCCGTTACGGGCCGAGGCATCCATTCCACCTTCTCCGTAGGCAAGACTTTGTCCGCGATCGTCAGCACTGAACATCTCAATTTCGACATAGGGATTGATCATGTCCTCGGATCCAAGTGTCCGAGGTCGTGGAAGCTGTTGCGCGGAAATGACTTCAACTGCAAATCGAACCAGACGCCGTTCCGTCTTGCGCTTAGGCAAACCCCCCTCAGGGATCGGATGGCGGAGACTTTCTGGCTTGAGCACATAGCCGGTGCGATCGGACCCAGCCGCAAACATGGCCTGATTCATCTGCATGCCAACGTCATACGTCTGCCAGTTGAGCGCGGCCATTTGAACTCCACGGCGCCAGAATTTGTTGGGATCAAAGTTGGAGGATCGGAGACGAAAAGCGGATGGATAGACTCGGGTGAGGAATTTGCGGTTGTGGGCTTCCAGAGCCACCTTGTTGTCGTGGTTCTGACAGATGCTCTCGAATGCGCGTTCGGCAAAAGAGTACACGTGGTTGTATTTTCTGCTCtccggggaagaaaagctCTGCCACTTGTAGCCGCGGGTGTAGACGCCCAGGTCCGAGAGCGGCTTGGTGATTTTGCTCTTCTGACGACggcgtttcttcttctcactcgGCAGGGAAACCAGCCCTCCGTCACTGTCTTCAGTGGCGCTGCTGATACTTGTTGTGGTGAGGGAGCGTCTCTCGTGGGTCACCAAGGGACCGATCCCATCGGCTGCGTAGGGTACAGACGAAGTGGAAAAGGGAGCAAACGGCGCAGTACCGCCGGAGATGATGGAATCCGCAGGAGGTGTTGGGCGGACGAATGGTGTACTTGCGCTGCGCTTGCGACCATGAGTACCGACAGTGCTGACGGTATCCTGACGAGGGTCGACTTGCGTTTCGTCACAGGTTTTCACCTTGACCAGGATGCGGCGCTTGAGCTCTTCCGGTGAAGGCAGGATGTAGCAGTTGGTCATCAAAGGTTCCAGGATAAGCTGCTCCTTGAAGGTGTCTTTCATAATTTTGACCATGGCCAGTTGCTGCTCGGGATTGCAGTGGACTTCGAGGGAAAGGATGAGTGGAAAATCACAGGAAATGAAAGCGTATCGGTTGATGACCGTGATGCAGTCTGCGAAGAGCACACTCGTGGTCATGGTCCGTCCATGGGACACAATGGGACGGCCGTCGGCACCATCCCAACAGTCAATCTCTACGCAGCGACATCCTTGTTGAAGAGCACTGATGTAGGCTTCCGTGCTCGAGGCTCCGGCGACTTGGCGACCAAGCAGGTAAGTATTGTGTGAACTTGAAATGAAGTACTCATTCAGCGGGCGATCAAATCGGGACTGGGGGGCTTTTGACGCGTAGATGCCGTTACTCGGAGATGCCAGGTAAGCGGAGAACGTGTCGAGAGTCATCAGGGCCAATGGGCTATCGCCAAGGTCGGATGCATCTGATGCATTCGAGGACAATCGTGATCTTGACTTCTTGACAAGTTTGTCGTACAGGGCAATCCACTTTGCCCGGCTGACCTCGGTCTCAATGTCCTCTTTCTGCACTTGACACAAGAAGCGCAAAAATTCCGCCTGAGTCAGCCCGGCCTTGTGGTCTGCGGCGTGACTTTTGAAGATCTCTTTCACGTCCTTGCGCTCCTTCAGACGGGTCAAGAAGTTCTTAAATTCGGAAAAGTTCAGCCGGCCGTTGTGGCAGGTGTCAGCCTTGGAGAATTGAGCACGCAGCATGTTCTTGGAGCAGTTGATATGCAAGCTGCGGCACACACTTTCAACCGCGGTGAGGTCAAGACTCTGTTCCTCACCTGGCCGAGATCCCCCGGGGAAGAGCCGCACCATTTCGCGCTGCCAATGAGCTTGTAAGATGGCCTCGCTTTGACCAGCGGCGGCCATCCCAGCCATCAGGCCAATTCTGTAGCGAGAGATGTGCTCCAGAGTGCTGGTCCACATATCGAGAACGTGGTAATTGGGCGCAATCAAGTGCAACGTCTTGAACGCGCGGCCCTTGAGCCGTTCAGGGTCGGCGATCACAATGGTGAACCACCGGCCTTCGGTATCTTCGGGGATCTGGTGTTCTTCACGGTAATTTCGCGCATCTGCACCAACGCGAATCTCTTTGATGTCATCAATGTAGAAGCGCTTAGCTGGATTGGAGACATCCCAGAACACCTTGGCAGCGTCCAAGTCCAGGAAGAATCGAACTTGTTTGCGGTGTTTTTTCGTGACCTTGGTCAAGATGGTGCCCCGCTGAACAGCGGAATCCACCTTGGGCGCCACCGCTCCGCCCACGGTGGTGACCAGATCGCGAGCAGACATCATGCGGCTTTCACTCCGCACACTCGAGGGCTCCGAGCCAGTCCATGTACCCAGACAGTCCAACGTCTCGTTGGATTCATCCTCATTGCTGGACTCCAATGCGGTATCCCGCGAAACGGAGTGAGCGCCGTTCTTGCTATCGCTTCTGCGGCGCATGATCACGGGACCTGAACTGCGGTCTCGCTTGTCATTTTGGGAGGCCGAGGGTCGCCTCCGGGTCAATTTGCTGGCTGCTCCCCGTGAGATTCTCCGCATCAGCCCTGGGGCTTTTACCGAATTGCTGTCGGTGGCTCCGTTGGCATGGGATGGAAAGGCCTCGGGAACGGCCATCATCGATTCACCAAGCTCGAGTGgcgcaggaggaggaagatgatagAGTCGACCGCGTGGACCCTCACTCGGGGGTTGTTGAGGAGTCCCAGCCGGAGTTAAGACATTTGGCGTGCCTGGCccgggaaagagagagaggggagtgGAGATAGGAGAAGAGGTGAAAGAAGGCGCCGAAGAAGATATGAAGCCTAGGGTGGACAGTGGGCCGAGGACATGttgagaagagggagagcgGCGAAGAGAGGTGGTGAGCTTTAAGCTGGTTTGGGTATCGGCGTCCATGGCCGGAGATGAGGTCGTAGCGGCATATGCCATGATGGCTATTCGTTCGCAAGTCGACAGCTCAGCTGTCGATATAAGCAATGTTTTTGAGGGGTAATTGAAACCACGCCAACGTTCAAGTCACCTGGACTCTTTGGCAAAAGTGAGTGGGTTTCAGCACGAGGGACCAGCCGTGGCTGCTGAAAGTTGCAAGAGGCCAGGATGGGAAACGGATCCGAGCCAAAAGGGAGGGGGCTTGAGAAACATAAAAATCAAAAGGAACGAAAATAGCCCGACACGGTAATGAAATGACGATTCAGCCACGTCTTTAGCAGGACCAATCTGTTCTTGGAACCTGCATGATGATCTtagaagaaggaggaaatgCGGAGATCTCGGCGTGGGAGCGCCTCACGATGCACGGCCAAGTCGGAGTGAGCCGAAAAGGTTGGCTGCAGGTAATGTAAACAAGACGCGGTAGAATGGTAATACacggattttttttggtcggAGACGGGCAAGTTCGACCACGATTGCAAATAACACTGGCGCTGTGCGACAATGCTCGAACGAAACGGGTCAAGGCTTCAGGGTTCCTGGTCCCTTTGGCTGAAAAGAGCCAATTGCTAGGAGATGACACCGGTAACGGTTCTGGGCAGACGCTCGTTGGACGTTCCAAGGTCAATTCCACGCAAGTTAAATTTGCTGCCTTGCACCGAGTCTCGTGGGGGGAAGGGCAAGCGCAATCACTATTTTGGTGTTGAGACCTCCTGATAAGAGCTGGATCTGACCAAGGGCCTCCTTCTGCCGGCCAGTTTGCCGTTTTGTATGCAAAAAGTGCCGCTCGGCGCAAGATAGGCGAGTGGATGCCAAGCACCTGATGATCGCGCAGCCAGCGGGCGAACCAAAGAAACGAGGCAAAAGCGCCCTGCACAGGATCCCAAAAGCGCGGGAAATCGGTGCCGACAGGAACAGGAGAGAC
This genomic window from Penicillium oxalicum strain HP7-1 chromosome III, whole genome shotgun sequence contains:
- a CDS encoding Uracil permease, which produces MSKIKWVLKKAEVTQESGLSNAQMMLTNEDLRPVDPERRQWGWLNYIAFWIADSLNINTWMISSSMIVDGLSWWQSWLCVWIGYFIAGGFVCLTGRIGAVYHISFPVTVRASFGIWGSFWPVINRVVMAIIWYGVQSYIGGECVSLMIEAIWPSYRHLHNSLSASAGVDTRGFLSFFLFWLLSLPALWFPVHKVRHLFTVKAIYSPIAAIAFFAWAISRAHGIGPIVHQGSTIHGSTLAWAFVKGVMSCIGNFAALIMNDPDFSRFARKPKDALWSQLLTIPIGFGITSFIGIIVSSSSSVIYNGDPVWNPLDLLGMFLDGASSGQRFGIFVIATGFALAQLGTNISANSVSAGTDLTALMPRFLTIRRGSYICAIIGLAMCPWNLVVTSNQFTTYLSAYSLFLSAIAGVMICDYYIVRKGYLDIKALYSGRKTDPYYYTLGFSWKAYAAYLAGILINIVGFAGAIGRDVPVGAQYIYNINYFTGVLVSGGTYWILTRIFPVPATSDYWNEVDIDVDVDDYGVAYGQPVSDEETAGDDRRSITDSLPPDEQKRKVLAATKGV